Below is a genomic region from Arcanobacterium haemolyticum DSM 20595.
CCAACTGGAGATTTCCACATTGGTAATTTACGGACTGCGCTTTTGGCTTGGGCGTTTGCGCGTCATGACGGACGCACTTTTCATATGCGAATAGAAGATCTTGACGAACGATCGCGTCCGGAATATGTGACTCGGCAGCTTGAAGATCTGACAAAAATCGGAGTGACGTGGGACGGTCCTGAGCTGTTTCAAAGTAAGCGGCTGGAGCGATACGAAGAAGTATTCTCGGGGCTTGCTAGCCAAGACTGGCTGTACGAATGTTTTTGTACGCGCAAAGAACTAGCTAACGTTGTATCCGCGCCGCATCAGCCACCCGGATCGTATCCTGGAACATGTCGAAATCTTACGGCAGACGAACGCGAACAACGTCGCGCGCGTTTTAATGGAACAAACCGTGGCGCAGCATACCGATTAAAAACCCGAGAAAATAGCGGAAGTGTGCATGATCGGCAGTGCGGAGCCTATCAAGGGGCCATCGATGATCTTGTTGTGCGTCGCGGGGATGGGATATTCTCCTATAATTTCGTGTCAGTTGTAGACGATGGTGACTACGGGGTTGACCAAATCGTGCGTGGAGATGACTTATTGCCGTCAACTCCACGTCAGGTATATCTCCA
It encodes:
- the gluQRS gene encoding tRNA glutamyl-Q(34) synthetase GluQRS; the protein is MLGEKKSAGKGRFAPSPTGDFHIGNLRTALLAWAFARHDGRTFHMRIEDLDERSRPEYVTRQLEDLTKIGVTWDGPELFQSKRLERYEEVFSGLASQDWLYECFCTRKELANVVSAPHQPPGSYPGTCRNLTADEREQRRARFNGTNRGAAYRLKTRENSGSVHDRQCGAYQGAIDDLVVRRGDGIFSYNFVSVVDDGDYGVDQIVRGDDLLPSTPRQVYLQHVLGYQTPEYAHVPLVLNTAGARLAKRDGAVTLRQLGECGWDVSDIVELLAGSLGIRHDLTDREGDPLVDRVADQVADPLVDQPGIIPRSGIRSADEFLKHFDPDLLPRTPWHLDVEKLEKGPAAYYNER